From a single Larimichthys crocea isolate SSNF chromosome XIII, L_crocea_2.0, whole genome shotgun sequence genomic region:
- the LOC113747294 gene encoding carcinoembryonic antigen-related cell adhesion molecule 5 — protein MDLFASRSLLLLLSLLGRCSAADILPEGPVSAILGKNVTLKTLLTNPTYDYIIWNFSDGTDQTAVVTLRPGSVKVSETYEGRVSADPKNGFLTLTGLRSTDSGDYSMSIISPDITKTAEIRLQVLEPVSDVTIKSDLPEAIEFNSTVVLTCSAKGSFLKFSWLNGTAPIVADGKRLTLKDAELSSTLTITGVLRSDLVGPIYCKAANQLEMETSAAFNLTVYYGPDDVAITPANPPAVIKAGSNFSLSCSARSDPPATFSWYHNQTAMEVEGPVLTLEKIQKLGFGEKAGEYTCRAKNAKTERVVPSAAAKFSVMDPIKGVKMTAPTAVLIAGNSSANLSCQAAAGNVEATTWLKDGRQLTASERVVFAADMSSVKINPLQKEDNGEYVCELSNPVNKAQDSYKMVVNYGPEQAVVTGEGAIEFDDRVTLTCSAASVPPANFTWKFNGTLTNVKTATYSIEKAVYKNSGTYMCQAHNAITGKMTTSTHNLSVKEEGALDGLSDGAIAGIVIGVLIALALAIGLIIYCRQKVPVESPY, from the exons ATGGATCTGTTCGCCTCCcggtctctgctgctgctgctctctctgctcg GACGCTGCTCCGCAGCGGACATCCTCCCTGAGGGTCCCGTCAGCGCGATCTTAGGGAAGAATGTGACCCTGAAGACTCTGCTCACGAACCCGACCTACGACTACATCATCTGGAACTTCAGTGACGGAACCGATCAGACCGCTGTGGTCACTCTGAGGCCCGGCTCGGTCAAAGTGTCCGAGACGTACGAGGGCAGAGTGTCGGCCGACCCGAAGAACGGCTTCCTGACTCTGACCGGGCTCAGGTCGACGGACAGCGGAGACTACAGCATGAGCATCATCTCACCTGACATTACCAAGACCGCCGAGATCCGGCTGCAGGTTCTGG AGCCGGTGTCTGACGTGACCATCAAGTCCGACCTGCCCGAGGCGATCGAGTTCAACAGCACCGTGGTTCTGACCTGCTCCGCCAAAGGCTCCTTCCTCAAGTTCAGCTGGCTCAATGGCACCGCGCCCATCGTGGCCGACGGCAAGCGGCTCACGCTGAAAGAC GCCGAGCTGTCCAGCACGCTCACCATCACCGGGGTCCTCAGGTCGGACCTGGTCGGTCCGATCTACTGCAAGGCTGCCAACCAACTGGAGATGGAGACGAGCGCCGCCTTCAACCTCACCGTCTACT ATGGACCCGACGACGTCGCCATCACTCCAGCGAACCCTCCCGCGGTCATCAAAGCCGGATCCAACTTCAGCCTGTCCTGTTCGGCCCGCTCCGACCCGCCCGCCACCTTCAGCTGGTACCACAACCAGACGGCCATGGAGGTCGAAGGTCCCGTTCTGACCCTGGAAAAGATCCAAAAGCTCGGGTTCGGGGAGAAAGCCGGAGAGTACACATGCAGGGCCAAGAACGCCAAAACCGAGCGCGTGGTCCCGTCTGCTGCCGCCAAGTTCTCCGTGATGG ATCCCATCAAAGGCGTTAAAATGACCGCGCCGACCGCCGTCCTCATCGCCGGCAACAGCTCAGCCAACCTGAGCTGCCAGGCGGCAGCCGGCAACGTGGAGGCCACCACCTGGCTGAAAGACGGCAGGCAGCTGACCGCCAGTGAGCGCGTGGTGTTCGCCGCCGACATGAGCTCCGTGAAGATCAACCCGCTGCAGAAAGAGGACAACGGAGAGTACGTCTGTGAGCTCAGCAACCCGGTCAACAAAGCCCAGGACTCCTACAAGATGGTGGTCAACT ACGGTCCTGAGCAAGCGGTGGTGACCGGCGAAGGTGCCATCGAGTTCGACGACCGCGTGACGCTCACATGCTCTGCTGCCTCCGTCCCGCCCGCCAACTTCACCTGGAAGTTCAACGGAACGCTGACCAACGTCAAGACGGCCACGTACTCCATCGAGAAGGCCGTTTACAAAAACTCTGGGACGTACATGTGCCAGGCGCACAACGCCATCACCGGCAAGATGACCACGTCCACCCACAACCTGTCCGTCAAAG AGGAAGGAGCTTTAGACGGCCTCTCAGACGGAGCCATCGCCGGAATCGTCATCGGCGTCCTCATCGCTCTCGCTCTCGCCATCGGGTTGATCATATACTGCAGACAGAAAGTACC ggtCGAGTCGCCGTACTAA
- the LOC113747297 gene encoding zinc finger protein 32-like yields the protein MSKVRMLRIFVNQRLSAAAEEILALFERTIAEYEEEIRRQRLLQAGGPGGGPGEGPGAGSVFTVIKEVPPEQKWSPVLDPDPKPPHIKEEHEDLWTNQEGELTFTPVPVKKSEDEEEEEEARSSQLHHRQTKEIQTEADGEDCGGPEPASRSDPDASLEAVTRDQRSPSSETEHGSAGLQQVREPQPPLTAFKVPGGDAARRRVPDLQIHMRCPSAERTFPCPFCGKKFSKNSNLTTHLRVHTGEKPFTCSVCSSSFSLRCTLVNHMRVHTGEKPFSCSVCSKSFSKKANLTTHMALHADQKPFRCRTCDRRFTWHSQVKNHKCVCEAAES from the exons atGTCTAAAGTGCGCATGCTCCGGATCTTCGTGAACCAGAGGCTGAGCGCGGCCGCGGAGGAGATCCTCGCCCTGTTCGAGAGGACCATCGCGGAGTACGAGGAGGAGATCCGCCGGCAGAGGCTGCTGCAGGCCGGAGGACCGGGCGGAGGACCGGGCGAAGGACCGGGCGCAGGCTCCG tgttcacCGTGATTAAAGAGGTTCCTCCTGAGCAGAAGTGGAGCCCGGTTCTGGACCCAGACCCAAAGCCGCCTCACATTAAAGAGGAACACGAGGATCTCTGGACCAATCAGGAGGGAGAGCTCACGTTCACGCCTGTGCCCGTGAAGAAGagtgaagatgaggaggaggaggaggaggctcgGTCCTCACAGCTTCATCACAGACAGACTAAAGAGATCCAAACAGAAGCTGATGGAGAGGACTGTGGAGGACCAGAACCAGCCAGCAGGTCTGATCCAGACGCTTCTTTAGAAGCAGTGACCCGTGACCAGAGGTCACCTTCCTCTGAGACTGAGCACGGTTCTGCCGGCCTGCAGCAGGTCCGGGAACCTCAGCCACCTTTAACAGCTTTCAAAGTTCCCGGAGGCGACGCGGCACGTCGACGTGTGCCGGACCTGCAGATCCACATGAGATGTCCGAGCGCAGAGAGGACGTTCCCGTGTCCGTTCTGTGGGAAGAAGTTCTCCAAGAACTCCAACCTGACCACGCACTTACGAGTCCACACGGGAGAGAAGCCGTTCACATGTTCGgtttgcagcagcagtttcagTCTGCGCTGCACGCTGGTCAATCACATGAGGGTCCACACCGGAGAGAAGCCGTTCAGCTGCTCCGTCTGCAGCAAGAGCTTCTCCAAGAAGGCCAACCTGACCACGCACATGGCCCTGCACGCCGACCAGAAGCCCTTCAGGTGTCGCACCTGTGACAGAAGATTCACGTGGCACTCACAGGTCAAAAaccacaagtgtgtgtgtgaagctgcagaGTCCTGA